A DNA window from Brassica napus cultivar Da-Ae chromosome C1, Da-Ae, whole genome shotgun sequence contains the following coding sequences:
- the LOC106443753 gene encoding transcription factor RSL2-like, protein MEAMGEWSNNLGGMYTYATEETDFMNQLLASYDHPGTGSSSGTAGGDQQGLYWSLGSNHNHLTVMPEASSFGFSGESSSYSVGNRGYYAVVPPAVEENNHGSMGFRMEDVTINTNSYLVGEETSECDVEKYSSGKTLLPLETVVENHDDGESMLQSETTTDHHRSLTGSKKRSRATSTDKNKRSKVGKRGQKGIEMTCDNNNRGEEEEGEKVKRRKSGAMMSRQNSSTTFCSEEESQCPSQDVGGEEDEDASKALNLNGKTRASRGAATDPQSLYARVNIFYFDKSQKV, encoded by the exons atggaaGCTATGGGAGAATGGAGCAACAACCTCGGAGGAATGTACACCTATGCAACCGAAGAAACCGATTTCATGAACCAGCTCCTTGCTTCCTACGATCATCCTGGCACTGGCTCATCCTCAGGCACAGCCGGCGGAGACCAACAGGGCTTATATTGGAGCCTTGGTTCCAATCACAATCACCTTACCGTCATGCCTGAAGCCAGTAGCTTCGGTTTCTCTGGGGAGAGCAGCAGCTACAGCGTTGGGAACAGAGGATACTACGCAGTAGTACCACCCGCGGTTGAAGAAAATAACCATGGGTCAATGGGCTTTAGGATGGAAGATGTGACCATCAACACCAACTCATATCTTGTTGGTGAGGAGACAAGTGAGTGTGACGTTGAGAAATACTCATCTGGAAAGACTCTTTTACCATTGGAAACTGTCGTGGAGAATCACGATGACGGGGAGAGTATGTTGCAATCCGAGACTACTACTGACCATCATAGATCTCTCACCGGTTCTAAGAAGAGATCACGTGCGACATCTACTGAT AAAAACAAGAGATCAAAAGTGGGTAAGAGGGGCCAAAAAGGCATAGAGATGACTTGTGATAACAACAATagaggagaagaggaagaaggagagaaggtgaaaagaagaaagagtggGGCTATGATGAGTAGACAGAACTCGAGCACCACATTCTGTTCCGAGGAAGAATCACAGTGCCCTTCTCAGGACGTAGGAGGAGAAGAGGACGAAGATGCCTCCAAGGCCCTCAACCTCAACGGCAAGACCAGGGCCAGTCGTGGTGCTGCCACCGACCCTCAAAGCCTCTACGCAAgggtaaatattttttattttgataaaagtcaaaaggtttag